In Lolium rigidum isolate FL_2022 chromosome 3, APGP_CSIRO_Lrig_0.1, whole genome shotgun sequence, the genomic window ACCAGACCGGGGTCTCTAGCCTTCTGACCTTGGAGTCTTCGTTGTAAGTGATTCAAGAGCACCAAGTCAACGCGAGCCTTAGACCTTCCACCCTCCAGGATATTTCCAGTTATTACAAACAAGTCCCTAGCTCGTTGCTGGCTAGATAGCTGGACGGGTCTCGTACGTCTGCAACGGCAGGGGCACGACAGGTGCTTGTTGGTTAATATTGATTCAGTCGGAATTTGAAGTTGCGCGGTGGAGCAAGCGCATGTTGACGGCCGTCACGACAAAGTCTAGAGCTGACTGACTGACCACTGACCAGATTCGTATGGCCTGGACTGTATACGGGAGTCGTCGACCTAGCGTAATCACCACCGTGGAAGGTCGCGCGTGTGTGCCGCTAGCCACCACGTACCACTATCATTTGGCCACACTCCATCCAAGTTCAGTACCGAATATTGTGCCCCCAACGATATAAAATTCGTTGCACTAGTTGTCTTACGTGTGAGCTCTATGTGAATATATACAGAATCTCGTGTAATACATCTTAGTTACACATGACACATTAGACCATGAAATTCTTGGGCATCTTGAAGTGTAACCAAGCATTCGTTGGTCGTTGGAGGAGGGACCACGCAGAACATTTAGCTCTTGAGGAGAGTTTCAAATTCCATGAACATGGCAACGTGCATTTTCCTGGTATTTTCTTCGGATGCATAGGTTGCATCCGGCGGTCCATAGATTGCAAAAGATGCCCAATTTAGAAGCGTTAGATGCCGCTAGGATTGAAATTTTGGGGCTAATGCGCTGCTCTACGATATATTGGTTTTGAAATATGTATAAAGGAAATCTGAGGCTAATGCTCTACTGATATGTTATATTCGGTTTCAAATGTATATTTAAAAAATCTTCATTGTTAATCTCCTATTTTCTCACCTCTTACAATCAGCCTCATCaactttactagcccaatttagcATGATGGTAGATGCAGTAATTTATAGACTCTAAACTTCTCTTGATGCATTGACTCATTTTTTTGATTCATTTTGTGTATTATTCCTTTTTTTATATTACTCAGGTTAGGAGATTCGTAGCTAGGATATCTTTTATATGGACTAAGTGGATGAGAAAGACATTGTGATTGCCACTTTTTGTATCAACTAGAGTTATTCAGGGGTACAAAGAACATTCTCTAATACTACTAGTTGATGGCACAACATTTTACCTTTGAAATATCACGAGCTTTTCAAAATTTGTTGGCCGCCCTTTACTCCACTTGATATATTTCAACATGTAAGAAATATTAGCTCCTTTATACTAAATACTTCTAATTTTCATGGATCATTAATTGATTTGACTACTTATTATCATAATTATTATTTCTTCATATTGTGTCTAACAACCTTTAGTCATCTAAATCTTTATTTAACACAAAAAACCACGGTTAGGCAATTCAAATGCTAGCTTATCCGTAATTTGCACCCTTGATTAATTACTTTGGCATAGAGGATATAGTTTCCTTGCAAATTTTAGTATGATACATTTTAGAAAACCTTTTATTTAGGCTCTATGGTGTAAGTGTCTATGACAAAATAACATTAAACTAAAAATAATCTATGCTGCCTAGATTTTATACATTGTCTTTGTATTGTTTGGGTCTATTTTATTATATTTATACGTATATTAATGATTGTATACAATGTTCTATGGTGAACGTGTGTAACAAATATCCTGATAGATATCTATAGATTATAAATTCAAGCTTTGTTAAAACTATAAAAAATACATTCTAGTACGGAGTACTCTTAATCATCAAGTGACAAAAGTATATGCATAAAGTCTCCACACAATGCCTTTATTTCAAGAAATATAAATATAGATGGGTGCTTGGACGAGGGGTGTTTTTGGACTATATACCAAAACTCCCTACACAAACACCCGTCGGCCAAACACCCTTCTGTAGTAGTGTATGGTTTAGGTACACTTGGTAATACAGACACCCATTACATGGTCGCGCTGCAATATGGCGAGTTAAATCCTACTTCAATGACCCTGGCGTTCAGGGAAGAGCATGCTAGGTAGGACCCTTTCCCAACCAAAGAGACGTCCTGCATTACTATGCCGTCGCAGTGGACAGCACTACTGCAATTGAAATTGACGGCGATCTTCGAAGAGCTAGTTCCGTGTATTTGGCTGTAGCGTATGTTACTTATGGCAACTGCTGATTCCTGCAAAAAGAAAAGGCATTTTGCCAAATGTTGGAAATATGTCTCAGCTGCTATAATTGGTGGTGAGGAATTGAAGAAATACTTCTGAATGTTTTTTTAGCAGTACAGTACCTGCTCGGAACATGGTTTCTTGGAGTCGCAGTAATTCTGATCGATGATTATAGGATTAGTGACGTTGAACATCCTTATGTCTCGGAAAGTAATCCTTTCAGCATACCCTTCTCCTCCCTGTCGATGGTAGCAGAAGATTGTAGGGGTCCCATTTTTACAGGTAACTCAAATTTCAAAACGTAGGAGAAACACGGCAGACCAGCAGCGAGGAGGTCATGTATTACCTGCCAAGTCTTGATCCGCACACCGTTGGTTGTGCCCACCAGCGTGGCCTTCTCCACCAGCACGTCAGAGACATGGGCCCGCGATTTGTTCGCTCCTAGACTACCGATGCTGCAGGAGCAACCAATGCCAACAGAACGTCAGAAATAACCCTCTCTGTGCAGTGCAGTGTTTTATCTCAATGTCTTGAGGCGACAGTTGAAGCGTCAACGATGTGACGTGAATTCAAATTATATGTTGATCATTAGGTGTATGTGTATCGGAAAAACATTACACAAACCTGATTCCATGACCCGGTCCACAAAAAATGCCTGTTGCCCGTACAAACTCAGAGCCAGAAACAATGGATATGCAGTCATCACCTGCACCAGCTCGATCAGAAGGTAGAAATCAATCAAAGATCGCATAATCACATGCTGATGATGTTCTTCTGATGCATGTGCTGATGTGCAATGCACTGGAAAGAGCCCAACTATAGTGGAGTACCTGTGGTGATGGTGCTGTCGATTATGGAGACTTCTCTGCTGTTGGAGACGTGGATGCCGTCGGTGTTGGGGCTCCACCCCGGCGCGGTGACGAACAGCCGCGAGACGAGCACTTTCCAGCAGTAGGCGATCACGACGTGCATCTGCATGCTGTCCCTCACCTCCAGGTCGTCCACCACCAGATGGTTGCAGCTTCTGAAGAACAGTGCCTGCATGTATGCAAAGGTTCACGAACCGATCAGGAACATTTCTGACGTCTGACTATGATCGGTCAATTTACGACAAAGTCTCGGGGGTCAAGAAGGTACCGTCGGGCCGGGGACGCATCGCTGTTCGAAGGGTAGGATAAAAGAAGCAGATTCAGAGAGTTAGGTTGAACCCATTTCCAGTCGAAGAAGTGTAGAGTTTGGACTTTGGAGGGCATGTACAAGGACGGTACCATGGATTTGTTGACCTTGCAGGAGTTAATCCACCACTCTTGTCCGTTCCCGTTGATCGTCCCGCCGCCGGTGACTCGGAGGTTGTCGATGTCCTCGAACGTGATCCACCGGTCCGGGAGGTCGCCGTCAAGCCAGACCGACCGGTTCGACGGAGCCTCCACCGTTCCCTGAATCTGAACAGCCACGAATCATCACGAATCACGATCCGTTCAAAGCAAAGCAACGACGACGACCGGAAGAACATATATGTTGTGAATCACAACTTGTGATCGGCAGTAGCCTCACCACTACACTGATCGACGTAGCTCTGCAGGGGCCAGTGAAGCTGAGGGGCATGAGGAGGTAGGACTTCCCCGCCGGCACGAGGAGCACGGAGGGGTCGTCGGAGGAGTTGCAGGCGTCCTTCCACGCCCCGAGAAACGCCTGTAACGCACAGGTGTTACATGGAAAACTCGAAAAAGCAGAGCACCTCTGTCTACTGTGCAGTGGTTAGTTTCATACCTTCGTGGCGTCGCCGCCGGCTGACGCGCCGTAGCTGTCGATGTCGAATACCCTCGGCGGAGCCCCCGGGCTGAGTACCAGCGGGGCGATGTCTGGACTTTCTGCGGCTGGGCCGTACGCTGCTTCGGGAGGGAAGGCCATCAGCTCTGAACTGGCGTGCAGAAACATGTAGAGAAGAATTGATACGGTAGTAATGGAGGCCAAAAAAAACTTCCGGGGACCCATATGGAGCTAGCAGCAGTATAACTCAGCACAATAGGGAGATTACTCGGTGATTAGGGAGGAGAGGAAGGGACGAACAGAGCGTGAATGTTCTTCTTCTTCGAGAGAAATGCTCCGTATATAAACAAACTCTCGCAatggacataaacggatagaATTTGCATCATCGTCCTAATCCTGTGATGAAAAGGGAAATCTTAATGAGAGATGAATTAGTTGCCATTCAAGCGCCAAGTGTCTGTTCAATGATAGCTAAAACAGCTACATTTGACAGAGATGACTTAGTATCCGATTGTAATTAACAATATTGTGTTGCTAAATGTGTTAGTACCTAACATATGGGAAAGTACTTACTACCACCTTACCATATAAGGTGATGCCAGGTCATGGCATAAATTACCTAGAAATGGTACTCTTTAACAAGGAGCTATCATATTTTGACAACCTTTTAAATTGAAAATCATTCTTTACCAATTTTTTCCAATGTATGTAGATGGAATGAGATCCTAGTTCACCGATTCTGATCTTGATTGTACAAACACAAAATCGTTTAAAGCTCCCAACTTCTCCATAGAGAATTCACACAACCATTTTGATGCGTTGGTCCACCATTAGAAATTTGTTGAGGGGTTTGTGCTCTCATTTTTTTCTTCCGTATTTTATTCTATCCAAAGGGTTGTTGTGTCTGTTAAGTTTGTGGTTCACCCCACACCTATATCTCCATGAGCTCTGAgcatacacaaataaaaatatttaaaaaacttaaagatagcacatgaaaatttacttgaagtGGTGATGAAATTTCATATTACAAATAACTTGGTTCAAGTGCTTGGGTGCACAAACATTATATCATGCTTAACACGTGAAAGGCTAGCAAAGAAACAAAGTTGACGACTAAAAAAATATTGCAACAGATTCCATAGTAAATCCCACTTCCTATAGTGCAAGATAAGCTATGATTCTGTAGTAATAAGGTTAATTAAAGGAGAAACTCAATTAGGCTCCCAGATgcatatgatccctctaccaagaaaatatatttcttagtgtcaattttttttaaaataattctacatgtacatatcAATAATACatatgcgttcgtcaagtttcgtaaaaaacaaataatttttatggtctatgtaaaacaagaaaaaaattatcttgtgaaaagccttatttttagcgctggaatttttcttttttacacgcGCCACACAacaagttgatttttcatgaaacaattttgtgagtgtgtagcacatgaagatatccgtgcgaattttttgttttaaattttttgatatttcaaaatgtgcctaagatgcatttcaatataaagggagcatatgctcctatctgCCAAAACATCACTAATTAAAGATACTACTAAATATGAAACTTGCAAACTATCATctaagaaacaataaaaaaaacaCTACACAAGGAGTAGAAGTTATCATACTTTCAACTTGTAACTATTTTACACTGTCTTTTGGGTTGCatcctattttatttttattttagcaCTTGttagtatatataatttctgtagCACTACCTTGGTGTTCTAAGCGAAAAaaatgcaaaataaaatatgCTTCAAGTTTATTCAATTTTTCATGGTGCTTAAAAAACAAAGCTTGAAGGTTTGCAAACCAAGTGGTTGTTGATGTACGGGGGGGTGTGGGCATCCCCAATTTTATGATTTTCTCTTATTCATGGATGATAGTTTGCGAGTGTCACCTAACCCCACATAGCCCCACATAGAAATACCAACTACACAGATTATAAGTTTGTTCATGAACCACAATTGACAAATGCTTACCATACCATGACATCACTTGATACCACTTAAAAGATTTAtgtgttgatcaacttgaatctAATATTTGCGCTTCGTCTTGATCAACAATGTGATATTTCTTCTTTCATTGTTATGATGATGTGTTGAACGTAAACATGAATGCTCGTGTAATCTTATTCTCGTGACCAATCTTTGGACCACTCCTTGAATAATACATTGCCCATCACCTAATCCTCTTCAGTTTCGTTTTCTTTCAAGCTTGAAGCTAACATATCCTTCAAACATTGTCTATGGACAACCCTTCAAGTATAACATAATTCAAACATTAATCCGTAAAGATTGCCATTAATTATCAAACCAAACATGTGGCTCCATTAATTCTCTTTCATATGACATTTTCTTCATTGTGTTCTTCATGCACTTAGTTTGCTTGAATAATGTGATGAGTGAAGGTTCTGGTGGTTAAACCACTTGCGAGTACTATGTATCTAAGTATATGTGTTGGTGATCCTTGAAAATCACTATTCCCCTGGAGGTGGCAAttcggctcataggagcaaatgctcttattatataaaataattaaaaaacaattttaaaaatgttaaaaaattctgatataaatttgttggtgtacatcttgacattctatgttagtgcacaaattttcgtggagaaacaacattttatatgtcgtgtacaaaaaagacaaaaaaatatcctgtacgtagtcgtgttatagcatcaaaatttgtcttttttacaggagccacaattgattttaattttttttgaaaacttgtgtaccaacataaaatatctagatgtacatgtaaaaatttagcttagaattttttgacactttaaaatatggattcacataatgggagcatatgctcctatgagccaaagtgcatttcccctaTTCCCCTCAACtatgttgtcacaacacaagacgCAACCACGTTTCACACCCAAACCGTGGTTTGGAAATAAGTAAATAACCTATTCTATAAGTTCCTATGGGTTTGCTGTAAATAAAGAGTGTTGAAAGTAGCAACTAACTACCTATGAACAAACGAAAAACAAAGTAAAttaaattaaaaggaaactaaaATAATTGTAGTTGTATGATTTAATGGACTGAAAGGTGGTTTCCGGGCTTTTGGACTCACTAGTACTAGATGGGGAATATATGTGATCCACTATTATACAAGAGATTCATTACACAAATAAACAGACCCCTTTTGATTATTGGGTTGTCACTCATATATGCACTATGCATAATTCTCGCGCTCACTTGCAAGATAAAAGTACACTTCCGGACCAAAAAGATCTCGTGAACTCATCTTCGTATTCCATGTACATGAATACTAGATCAACACAACATTCTAACTTAGCGCACTGGATCATGCCTCACCCTAGAACCGGATCAATCACTCACACATGGATTAATACTAACCATGTTCAGTCTTACAAATACATAGGTAATGAGAGAGATGGGGTGTTGATGGAGATAGTGATGATGGCGGCACGCACGGCCTAGGGACAACACTTGGTTCTTGGTGGTAGTGCTTCCTTATCTTCCTCTTCCTTGGATTCcttgatggtggtggtgttgaaGAACTATCAATGAAGGTGGCATGGCTTCACCGTGTGAAGATGTGAAATGAATTGGTGATGTCGGCTATAGTTTTCCCCTCCTTATAAAGCCCCATCGTTTTGCATCTGGGATAACCCCAAACCAAATAAGTCCTTTGGGCCTTCACAAATGTTGTTCGGTTTGACAAAACGGTCCGGACGGAGGTTCGTACGGTCATCACGACCGTACCTCTGGTCGTTAAGTATGCTGGAGTCCTTCAGTAATTTGAGCACCATTTCTTTGTATGAAATCCGATTGAGGTGTTCTTCGACTTGGTGGATTCCTATAGACGAAGGCTACACCACCAAGGTATTTTTTTACCTTGAACAACACCATGGTATTATATATTTATTATCTTGTGATGGAAAATTGACTTCGTTCCACCATTGAAATGGCTAAATCATGGTGCTTGTAACTCCTCCATATTGTTTCCCTTTGGCTACTTTCCTCGTGCTTTGTCCATAAACGTCAGAATACCTACACTTACCATAGAcaagaaaaaaatgataaaatcttaCTAAAACTACTAGTTGTGTAAATCTCTCATGAAAATGAATCTTAACTTGTAATCATATATTTTAGTACGTATTCAGAACTAGATAGAGCGTTATGAGACAAAAATAAGTATACGTTTATGTATTGAAAATCATGCCACTTTTTGGACTCATGAGTGTGTGTGTCTCGGGGCAATGGAGAGGGAAGAAAGTTTAGATTTCCGTTTGTCACAGATTTCGAAGGAGTGGAATATCCAACTTGTCGGGCCAGAATATCCGGCctgattcccccccccccccacacacagcaGGAAGTTTGCATCCACCATTAGTGGACTCGAACATTGGCCCGGAAATACTTCCCCAGAAACGCTGAGTTTCTGTGTgtgggggggagggggagggggtacCCCTCCTCCCCCCCCCGGCGGAACTTTCGTCTTTCACTAACCTAGGATAATCTAGCCCCGCAGTTGTGCAACGGTAAGAAATCTGAGGGGGGGGGACTATAAATAGGCACCCCTTCTTACCAAGGACGTACCTCATTTTTTCCTCTccgtctccctctctctctctctctctctctctctctctctcccctccattgctGCTGAGCTTGAAGTGTGTGGTTCTCCCTCCCTAGCCAACCTATCATTCCCATCTTTGGTCAACCTATCCATCGAAGGAATTTGAATTCTCCTTGATTCCCTCGAGGAACTTGTAATCCCAGATTTTCTTTTGTGGGGATCTTTGTTTAGAGGCTATCATGAGACTTGGTTGGTGTTGTACAAGCTTGTGATCGCATTCGAAGCCTTCAATTGAGTTGTGGAGTCATGCCCCAACTTTGTGTGAAGGTTTGGTATCCACCTCGATCGACACCACCTAGTGGAAATGAACtcacctttgtggtgatttcatcggagaagaaggtggagcCCTTGTGGGTGTTGGTAGGCCTTTGCGGCACCACACCTCTCCAACGTACGCGTCCTTCCATTTGGAAGTAACTACGGGAAACAAATCTTGTGTCATGTGTCCCCCAACAGTCACCTCTTTCCTTTACTCTTATCTCTTTGTTGCAAATTATTtctttgttattgttgttgttcatTTAGGTTGCTCACCTTACTTGCTAATAATCTTCTGTTACATTAATGCCTAAAATTTGAAAAAGATTAAAATTTTGTTAGCCCTATTCACCACCCCTCTAGTAGCTCATATCGTACTTTCACGTATCATCTCCATATTTCAAATGGGCGATCCATCCATCAACCAAGTGTGGAA contains:
- the LOC124696855 gene encoding polygalacturonase-like, encoding MGPRKFFLASITTVSILLYMFLHASSELMAFPPEAAYGPAAESPDIAPLVLSPGAPPRVFDIDSYGASAGGDATKAFLGAWKDACNSSDDPSVLLVPAGKSYLLMPLSFTGPCRATSISVVIQGTVEAPSNRSVWLDGDLPDRWITFEDIDNLRVTGGGTINGNGQEWWINSCKVNKSMRCVPGPTALFFRSCNHLVVDDLEVRDSMQMHVVIAYCWKVLVSRLFVTAPGWSPNTDGIHVSNSREVSIIDSTITTGDDCISIVSGSEFVRATGIFCGPGHGISIGSLGANKSRAHVSDVLVEKATLVGTTNGVRIKTWQGGEGYAERITFRDIRMFNVTNPIIIDQNYCDSKKPCSEQESAVAISNIRYSQIHGTSSSKIAVNFNCSSAVHCDGIVMQDVSLVGKGSYLACSSLNARVIEVGFNSPYCSATM